tttgttatttttcaggggggggatcatcaatttttttcgtctgacaaagggggggtcatctttttttcacaaaaaatgcaggggggtctgtatttttttgaacaccggcgaaaagattttgccgcccccccaggccgtaaaaactgaacgctcccttaattgtaaaataaagtttagaacattacaatggaaatcagtttcgttgaatagtgaaatacaaagaaactgattgtttgtcataaggttggtgaatatttcccattttatgtaccgatgGAAGCTGCCtaaattgttgaattcttgttaattaatcatagtgtaaagacccacaatacagttgttaacaatcgatatcacagatatgatttttatattatcttatatctcgaattactttacgatgccaaacttcagtgaaagaaaaaatatgataaacagaacaaaaagttataaaataaaaaagttacttcatttactggccacgattatacccttcagatctcccctcccccccttcttggccaaagaatcatagtatatctgatgcagactaaaataaaaatgtttcagaaagtaacttttgacggatttttttttcttttacctaagtgcgtcatctgtttttctcaagtttctttggctgattatttttattgaaatttgtggggaattttttttttcgaaaattttccactccccaatggtccaccccttgccggctaaaggcctcccaccacagccctgctgaccgccataggcaaaaccaaccactggtttgaacgcgcagtttctccaccgaaaacaatcggtttaatttttttcacccaaaatcgtgatcgatctcctattttgagcacgctcaacttgtcttgatgcacgatgagctaagctgtgcttttgaacttacacaaagcccactttcatctctctatgcgatgggaccatatccgtatcagatgcgccatatagtaaatctcggtctttcacgataagcctcccacgcacggtgcacaatagacaaaactgctgattgcagcgcgcagtttcttttccaaaaacagacaatttttaatttaaaatcgtgatcgatcctagttttcgagcacgctcatcttgtttagatacacaatgtgctaagctgcgtttttagacttgtgcaaagttcgcatttctctctctgtgcgaggggaccatttcgcgtccgccattttgaatcttgttcgatagccagtaacactgccctgctccgcagagctaggtttagaatgggatgttgaattgtgaagtaggatttggaatggcatgatgtgttgtcaaatgaaattcagaagagcatgttgagttgtaaaataggatttggaatggcatgttgtgttgtcaaatgaaattcggaagagcatgttgagttgtaaaataggatttggaatggcatgatgtgttgtcaaatgaaattcggaagagcatgttgagttgtaaaataggatttggaatggcatgatgtgttgtcaaatgaaattcggaagagcatgttgagttgtaaaataggatttggaatggcatgatgtgttttcaaatgaaattcggaagagcatgttgtgttgtcaaatgaaattcagaagagcatgttgaattgtaaaatagacttcggaatggcatgttgtgttgtgaaatagcatgttgaattgtaaaatagaattcggaatggcatgttgtgttgtaaaatcaaagtagtaattttggcatggattggacaccattgGAGTTTTGCTCTAAGATTTGTGTATTTCATTGCAGACCCCAAATTCATCTTTAACGGCAGTTCGACGGTAACCTTCACAAGACAAATGGCACGGCTCATACTCTCTCGGAGTATACTTTTTGCGTCTGGATGAGGACAAGGGATGACGTCATATACGACGAATTTACGGCACTAGTACATTACCAGGCGGATGAGTCGCCGTCAACGTCCAGGTATTTCAGCCATGGAATGACGTTTTCCATCGGTCATATCAGGCAATACAGGGCAGGTGAATTATACACACAGGGTCGATTTCGGAATCTGATATCTCCTCTCGATGACGGACTGTGGCATCACGTGTGTCACGCGTGGGTTGGACGGATCGGAACCGGTCGTACGTGGATCTACGTCGACGGTACAGGCGTTATTCTCGGTGACCTTCATTACGAGCATATGGCGGGCGGAGGCACGGTTTATTTGGGACGGGCAACTCACAGTTTGGATGTGCACAAGCCCTTCATCGGGGAAATGACCGAGTTTTACATGTTTGACGTCAAACTTGATGAGCAGGTAATAGCCTGGATGGTGCAAAATTGTAGCGGAAATGACGTTGCGGGCGCCCTTATTCATTGGCCGACGATAATACGGGAAAACAGATATATGGCTGTTAATATTATAAAGGAAGTCACCGACGTGTGTGGTAAGTGAAGGAGTCACACCTTTGTCTGACACCATTTCATAACAAAGTACACGGAAAAAGTAAATGGTTTTTTGATACCTTGTATTATTATGTGTACATTTTATCTCCGATTCGAAGTCCTTTCAAAGAAACACACACATATTGTGACGCATATATACCGGACATATTTATTGAATGCAGGCcctaaatgttttatttatttgtcataaaaagCAACGACACttccttaaagaggcactcccacttggtaacatttttaaaacacattttttcaatgccaatggtcgatatttgacatggcgactgcgcgcggatcgcgagatatcgataaaaacatgtcctcaaaaaagttaaagtttgaattcctgTGGCCCaactgaattcagcttccgaacatagcacgttcggcactggggccattgtcaactaagctatggagtacgagtctatgcTGACGCTGCTGTTTGCCACAGCAGTAcaactcgcgtcggtgagcggtcatgtcccatgggctCACCCTGTGCGTCATCATGTCATGCCAACAACAAATTCGTTGAGTAACGAAATATACTGTAAGATAAAATTCCGCATGTTACGCATGTAATGATGcagccatggaggtagcagagaagATCTTCTCATGCTATAACTCCATGCAAAGCTCGTGCAAAGAAAATAATTGAGGTGTGTAACCTATGACCTGTAGACTTTCACTCAGCCAAACTTTAATTTACCTTAAAAAACGTGTTTTTCTTGCTTTCAGGCCGGCCAGGTTGTCGCCTCGAATCCTGTATGGTTGGAGGCGCCTGTCTGGAAAATCAGAGTCAAGGTATCAATGGTGAAACGTGCATCTGTGCAAATCTAGAGAATACGTGTCCTGCAGGTTTGTTtaaccacagagtaacataaacagagtggcaacacctattgtttaaggcgtgaagcggttacgtaagcaatccatgtttgcctcgcctcacgaagctcttggctctcttttccgaagagtgccgaccatgcacccttcggtaaatttcggattttcaccaattgttaagcgaaagtatgttcgacaaagtttgtgttgttgttgtcgtgtggtgctgatcggaattgatgtgctggcaaaaacgggagtgttttgagcttcaggaaagtgggttttaccgttttaaaaattcctctcatatttttatgaatatataatgagtgtgtttgaaccaaatttgaaagtcttttatcgatactgtctggttttactcaatggtttacggtcagtcataccgtcttttacatgtgcgtcaagaaaggacatgttatgaaactgctggcgtgttatgttttgattggcgtgaagcagtgtttctggcctgagagctcacaaagtaactatggttgctacgcgactggcagtacgatgccatctcgtcgtatgtttcgcataatctcgtgtaattatcaaccacaaacaaagccttcaaaaagtttaacacctttgaagctcattttaatatgaaaagccaatagtctaccgagacgaccatggaacaaaaggcatgcaagtgttgccactctgtcaatGTTACTCTGTGGTTTAACGTCAGCTACCCAATCTTTGCCTCCACCCTCGTTCATTGTCAGTGGAAACCTTTAAACTTCTAAACCTGAAGATATTGAAAACGTTTAAGCCTGTATcccccctatttgtaacaatcaaccctatttgaaacaaaacttaattttcaaaaaaactttgccgtatttgttgaattattaataaaatatgcatatttgtatgtttggggcaattttcttttttttccttgtcaaaactcatttttccgaaactgcttttgttacaaatcgggttgattgttacaaatagcggtgacatgtcaaccctatttgtaacaatcaaccctatttgtaacaaaacctaattttaaaaACAACTTGGCGGtaattgatgaaatcttgatgaaatatacatattagtatgttttggggcaatttttattttttccttttcgaaactcattttttccgaaaatgctcattagattaacactttcactgcgtaattaatttttatacgtgcattcctgtgcgtagttttctatggaaatacggccttataaatattgatttacatgcataagctgtatctttgtaattataCGAGTATgcgggacaattttttcagtgagtattgcaatatgacagagcatcataaaaatgaacaaaaggtcatgtgacacacctagaaggtcacgtgatcacggcggccatattggattttacacaaaaaattcaaaaaatgttgcattttttgttatttcaatatataaatgtattttttttcagtgcaacactttaaaaattactacTTACATTTTATTAACTCTAAATCAGTAGGGGGAACACATACGCTAAAAGATTTCCCACATAAATGaggttaatatgcatatttattacaagttcatcttcgaacaacaggtattatctgacattcaaaagagagctatattatatataagcttatatactggtagatagtccgatgtgtaattgtcattgatggATTGATATCGTACAACATCCAGAGGATACACCATCAACGTTTGTGACGTCGTTCACAGACCTTTTGTCGCACTTTTCTCTCAGCATGCTCAGCTGGCCTACCTTCCTGTCTTGcttacaatgtctgtctttgctcaactggtttgggaacatattcaagttcggtattaaagttgtaatttgaaatttgacttccgctatctccgtcgagttcagtttcacgatcactgacaattccactatcactgtctagaaaaacatgctAAAGGGCTTAGTcggtgttaaactgtgcccgcgtcgccatttttaaatatctcctgacagaaaaacaacaactgatcacACGATCGTCACAAATTACGGCGGAGAAATGAGCGagtatggcggcatttgtttacaaatttggtgCGCATGCTCATTaaggtttgacctctacctcgtacgcttagctaggcttgaggaaatagtcaacaaacatgatgtagatcagaCAAAGCCAACGTACGAACGCGTAtgttcttggcgcgtttacgcgcctcccgcagtctggccattggcgcagaatgcgccctcccgcggtgaaagtgttaactttcgttgtgcaggttgcctagtataagaggcctactcgtaagatataatcgatttgtgcagatacatgccaaaggtttgttttggggcaattttcaccaatttcggtcaaaaatgttaaaaatcttgttttctgaccgaaatcatactaaacctatatggtgttaacttttgttacaaatagggttgattgttacaaatagggttgacacgtcaaaacaagattttaatcatttttgaccgaaattggtgaaagttgccacgaaacaaacttttggcatgtatctgcacgacttgattatatcttacgagtaggccttttatccctaggaacctgcacaacgaaattcaatctaacgagcattttcgggaaaaaaatgagtttcgacatggaaaaaaacagaaaattgccctcaaacatacaaatatgcatattttattaatatttcaacatatacggcaaagtttttttgaaaattaagttttgttacaaatagggttgattgttacaaataggggtgatacagaGCCAAGGTAGT
This DNA window, taken from Ptychodera flava strain L36383 chromosome 4, AS_Pfla_20210202, whole genome shotgun sequence, encodes the following:
- the LOC139131249 gene encoding uncharacterized protein isoform X1; this translates as MRTRDDVIYDEFTALVHYQADESPSTSRYFSHGMTFSIGHIRQYRAGELYTQGRFRNLISPLDDGLWHHVCHAWVGRIGTGRTWIYVDGTGVILGDLHYEHMAGGGTVYLGRATHSLDVHKPFIGEMTEFYMFDVKLDEQVIAWMVQNCSGNDVAGALIHWPTIIRENRYMAVNIIKEVTDVCGRPGCRLESCMVGGACLENQSQGINGETCICANLENTCPADQTSSKYVLGSTSRVSLSNAGVTRNLSAFTFCLWTKTATTGNSVTTIFEFEASGSSDASNIKSVYIDHSYLLVTKYDDEQHQVSSRIGSGPGRVNDGSWHLLCVTGTLSDEASFHIYRDGIQITRSLYRQELQLHAMGTVRLGFSPMKPDHYAFRGDVYGFHM